One genomic window of Gallaecimonas sp. GXIMD4217 includes the following:
- the rpsT gene encoding 30S ribosomal protein S20 — protein MANIKSAKKRAIQAEKRRQHNASRRSMLRTYLKKVNAALVAGDKAAAQEAFTKAQPIIDRMATKGLIHANKAARHKARLNAQIKAL, from the coding sequence TTGGCTAACATCAAGTCTGCGAAGAAGCGTGCGATCCAGGCAGAGAAGCGCCGCCAGCATAACGCGAGCCGCCGCTCCATGCTGCGCACCTACCTGAAGAAAGTTAACGCTGCCCTGGTTGCCGGTGACAAAGCTGCTGCCCAAGAAGCCTTCACCAAAGCCCAGCCGATCATCGATCGCATGGCTACCAAAGGCCTGATCCACGCGAACAAAGCTGCCCGTCACAAGGCTCGCCTGAACGCGCAAATCAAAGCCCTGTAA
- the murJ gene encoding murein biosynthesis integral membrane protein MurJ, whose amino-acid sequence MSSKLLKSSAIVSLMTLVSRVLGLARDVVIANLMGAGNAADVYFFAQKIPNFLRRLFAEGAFAQAFVPVLADVKKNQGDEAMKLLIAKVSGTLGVIITMVTLVGVIGSPVVALLFGTGWFVDWLNDRPDGAKFELAALMLKITFPYLWFITLTALSGAILNTLGRFAVAAFTPVFLNVAIIGCALYLAPTLAQPEIGLAWGVFLGGLIQFLFQIPFLYKAGVLVRPRWGWMDDGVRRIRTLMLPALFGVSVSQINLLFDTFIASWLIGGSISWLYYADRLLEFPLGLFGIAIATVILPALSHRHAGQEQEGFAHTMDWGVRMVLLLGLPASAGLMVLAAPMLMVLFQHGAFDVSAVVSASYALWAYATGLLAFMLIKVLAPGYYARQDTRTPVRIGIIAMVANMVFNAILAISLGERLGYIGLAAATAISAYINAGLLAKGLWDKHIYRPCAKTALALGRVLGACAAMVAVLLWLCPPLAAWAEMAITTRALWLAGLIGAGGLTYLAGLLLLGFRPHQLRSAS is encoded by the coding sequence TTGTCCAGTAAACTCCTCAAATCCAGCGCAATTGTCAGCCTGATGACCCTGGTTTCCCGCGTGCTCGGGCTGGCCAGGGACGTGGTGATCGCCAACCTGATGGGGGCCGGCAACGCCGCCGACGTCTACTTCTTCGCCCAGAAGATCCCCAACTTCCTGCGTCGCCTCTTTGCCGAGGGCGCCTTCGCCCAGGCTTTTGTGCCGGTGCTGGCGGACGTCAAGAAGAACCAGGGCGACGAGGCCATGAAGCTGCTGATCGCCAAGGTGTCCGGCACCCTGGGGGTGATCATCACCATGGTGACCCTGGTCGGGGTGATAGGGTCGCCGGTGGTGGCGCTGCTGTTCGGTACCGGCTGGTTCGTGGACTGGCTCAATGACAGGCCGGACGGCGCCAAGTTCGAGCTGGCGGCGCTGATGCTGAAGATCACCTTTCCCTATCTCTGGTTCATCACATTGACCGCCCTCAGCGGTGCCATCCTCAACACCCTGGGCCGCTTCGCGGTGGCGGCCTTCACGCCGGTCTTCCTCAACGTCGCCATCATCGGCTGCGCCCTCTACCTGGCGCCGACCCTGGCGCAGCCGGAGATCGGCCTGGCCTGGGGCGTGTTCCTGGGCGGCCTGATCCAGTTCCTGTTCCAGATCCCCTTCCTATATAAGGCCGGGGTGCTGGTCAGGCCCCGCTGGGGCTGGATGGACGACGGCGTCAGGCGGATCCGCACCCTGATGCTCCCGGCCCTGTTCGGGGTCTCGGTGAGCCAGATCAACCTGCTGTTCGACACCTTTATCGCCTCCTGGCTGATCGGCGGCTCCATCTCCTGGCTCTACTATGCCGACCGGCTGCTGGAATTCCCCCTGGGCCTGTTCGGCATCGCCATCGCCACCGTGATCCTGCCGGCCCTCAGCCACAGGCATGCCGGTCAGGAGCAGGAGGGCTTCGCCCACACCATGGACTGGGGGGTGCGCATGGTGCTGCTGCTGGGGCTGCCGGCCAGCGCCGGCCTGATGGTGCTGGCGGCGCCCATGCTGATGGTGCTGTTCCAGCACGGCGCCTTCGACGTCAGCGCCGTGGTGTCGGCCAGCTATGCGCTCTGGGCCTACGCCACCGGCCTGCTGGCCTTCATGCTGATCAAGGTGCTGGCACCAGGCTATTATGCCCGCCAGGACACCAGGACCCCGGTACGCATCGGCATCATCGCCATGGTCGCCAACATGGTGTTCAACGCCATACTGGCCATCAGCCTGGGTGAAAGGCTGGGCTACATCGGCCTGGCCGCCGCCACCGCCATTTCCGCCTACATCAATGCCGGCCTGCTGGCCAAGGGGCTGTGGGACAAGCACATCTACCGGCCCTGCGCCAAGACCGCCCTGGCCCTGGGCCGGGTGCTGGGGGCCTGCGCCGCCATGGTGGCGGTGCTGCTGTGGCTTTGCCCGCCCCTGGCGGCCTGGGCCGAGATGGCCATCACCACGCGGGCCCTGTGGCTGGCCGGCCTCATCGGCGCCGGCGGCCTGACCTACCTGGCCGGCCTGCTATTGCTGGGCTTCAGGCCGCACCAGCTGCGCTCTGCCTCCTGA
- the ribF gene encoding bifunctional riboflavin kinase/FAD synthetase, whose amino-acid sequence MELIRGLYNVRPEHHGCVLTIGNFDGVHLGHQEVLRQLKAKASELGLPATVMVFEPQPLELFLGDKAPARLSRLRDKFHAFEGLGLERLLVEPFSPHFAALEPESFIREQLVERLGVKFLVVGDDFRFGRDRRGDFAMLKAAGRQHGFEVVGTHSFCLHQDRVSSTLIRQALAADDLASAETMLGRPYSISGRVHHGAKRGRTIGFPTVNLPLKRRVSPVSGVYAVEVLGVAGKPLAGIANIGRKPTVDGTVPVLEVHLLDFQGDLYGCQLEVVLRKKLRAEQRFASLDELRAQIARDEAAARAYFADPKQV is encoded by the coding sequence ATGGAACTGATCCGCGGACTCTACAATGTCCGGCCCGAACATCACGGTTGCGTGCTGACCATCGGCAATTTCGACGGTGTCCACCTGGGCCACCAGGAAGTGCTGCGGCAACTCAAGGCCAAGGCCAGCGAGCTGGGCTTGCCGGCCACCGTCATGGTCTTCGAGCCCCAGCCCCTGGAGCTGTTCCTGGGCGACAAGGCGCCGGCCCGGCTCAGCCGCCTGCGTGACAAGTTCCACGCCTTCGAAGGCCTGGGCCTGGAACGGCTGCTGGTGGAGCCCTTCAGCCCCCACTTCGCCGCCCTGGAGCCGGAGTCCTTCATCCGCGAGCAGCTGGTCGAGCGCCTGGGGGTGAAGTTTCTGGTGGTGGGCGACGACTTCCGCTTCGGCCGCGACCGCCGCGGCGACTTCGCCATGCTCAAGGCCGCCGGCCGGCAACATGGCTTCGAGGTGGTGGGCACCCACAGCTTCTGCCTGCACCAGGACAGGGTGTCGTCCACGTTGATCCGCCAGGCCCTGGCCGCCGACGATCTGGCCTCGGCCGAGACCATGCTGGGCCGCCCCTACAGCATTAGCGGCCGGGTCCACCACGGCGCCAAGCGCGGCCGCACCATCGGCTTCCCCACCGTCAACCTGCCCCTCAAGCGCAGGGTGAGCCCGGTATCCGGCGTCTATGCGGTGGAGGTGCTGGGGGTGGCAGGCAAGCCGCTGGCCGGCATTGCCAACATCGGCAGGAAGCCGACCGTGGACGGCACTGTGCCGGTGCTGGAGGTGCATTTGCTGGATTTCCAGGGCGACCTTTATGGCTGCCAGCTGGAAGTCGTGTTAAGAAAGAAACTTCGCGCCGAGCAGCGCTTTGCTTCACTGGACGAACTGAGGGCGCAGATCGCCCGAGATGAAGCCGCTGCCCGAGCATACTTTGCAGACCCCAAACAAGTTTGA